A genomic region of Halomonas aestuarii contains the following coding sequences:
- a CDS encoding peptidase dimerization domain-containing protein has protein sequence MNHCSTARPSKRHVAGLEFRQMVDPVVIAAHVVTRLQTIVSREVPPEETVAVTVGKLYAGTQANIIPHSVELEINIRSFDNAIHRQVVGAI, from the coding sequence GTGAATCATTGCTCGACCGCCAGGCCATCCAAGCGGCATGTCGCAGGCCTCGAGTTCCGACAGATGGTGGACCCGGTGGTGATCGCCGCTCACGTGGTGACGCGCCTGCAGACCATCGTCTCCCGCGAAGTGCCGCCGGAGGAGACCGTGGCGGTCACCGTCGGAAAGCTGTATGCCGGTACCCAGGCCAACATCATTCCCCACTCCGTCGAGCTCGAGATCAATATCCGCAGCTTCGACAACGCTATCCACCGGCAGGTGGTGGGGGCCATCTAG